One window of the Mycobacterium sp. SVM_VP21 genome contains the following:
- a CDS encoding thioesterase family protein, with product MTSSTLFTDAMTLVRVDGHDDSEDVASFTGELNEHWTIGPKVHGGAMLALCANAARTAHGGGLQPVAVSASYLWAPDPGPMQLVTTIRKRGRRVSLVDVELNQGERTAVRAAITLSEPEHQAPPLLSFNPVVPLMTPEPPPGLEPIGPGHPMEHIVHLAHGCDIRPALTTLGPRSDGGPPVIEMWVRPKDAAPDVLFALLCGDVSAPVTFAVNRNGWAPTVQLTAYLRAIPADGWLRVICSCVQIGQDWFDEDHTVVDCKGRIVVQTRQLAMVPVR from the coding sequence ATGACCTCGTCCACGCTGTTCACCGATGCTATGACCCTGGTGCGCGTCGACGGCCATGACGACAGTGAGGACGTCGCGTCATTTACCGGTGAGCTCAACGAGCACTGGACCATCGGTCCGAAGGTGCACGGTGGCGCGATGCTGGCGTTGTGCGCCAACGCCGCCCGCACTGCCCACGGTGGCGGCCTGCAACCGGTCGCGGTGTCGGCCAGCTATCTGTGGGCACCCGATCCCGGCCCGATGCAGCTGGTGACCACGATCCGCAAGCGTGGCCGCCGGGTCAGCCTCGTCGACGTCGAACTCAACCAGGGCGAGCGCACCGCGGTGCGTGCCGCCATCACGCTCAGCGAGCCTGAGCACCAGGCGCCGCCATTGCTGTCGTTCAACCCGGTGGTGCCGCTGATGACGCCGGAGCCTCCGCCCGGCTTGGAGCCGATTGGTCCGGGCCACCCGATGGAACACATCGTGCACTTGGCGCACGGCTGCGATATCCGGCCGGCGCTGACCACGCTCGGCCCGCGCTCGGACGGCGGCCCGCCGGTGATCGAGATGTGGGTGCGACCCAAAGACGCCGCGCCCGACGTGCTCTTCGCGCTGCTGTGCGGCGATGTGTCGGCTCCGGTGACCTTCGCCGTCAACCGCAACGGCTGGGCGCCCACCGTGCAGCTCACCGCCTACCTGCGGGCCATCCCGGCCGACGGCTGGCTGCGGGTGATCTGCAGCTGTGTGCAGATCGGCCAGGACTGGTTCGACGAGGACCACACGGTGGTCGACTGCAAGGGCCGCATCGTGGTGCAGACCCGCCAGTTGGCGATGGTGCCGGTGCGCTAG
- a CDS encoding sugar phosphate isomerase/epimerase, translated as MRPAIKVGLSTASVYPLRAEAAFEYAARLGYDGIELMVWGESVSQDIGAVRRLSRKYRVPVLSVHAPCLLISQRVWGSNPIAKLERSVRAAEQLEAQTVVVHPPFRWQRRYAEGFSDQVAELESASDVAVAVENMFPFRADRFFGADQSRERMRRRGGGPGAGISAFAPSHDPLDGNHAHYTLDLSHTATAGADGLEMARRMGSGLTHLHLCDGTGLPADEHLVPGRGDQPTAEVCQLLASSDFTGHVVLEVTTSQARSPHEREALLTESLQFARTHLLR; from the coding sequence GTGCGCCCCGCCATCAAGGTTGGATTGTCGACCGCATCGGTCTACCCGCTGCGGGCCGAGGCTGCCTTCGAGTATGCGGCCCGGCTCGGCTACGACGGCATCGAACTGATGGTGTGGGGGGAGTCGGTCAGCCAGGACATCGGCGCCGTCCGGCGGTTGTCGCGCAAGTACCGGGTGCCGGTGCTGTCGGTGCACGCACCGTGCCTGTTGATCTCGCAACGGGTGTGGGGCTCCAACCCGATCGCCAAGCTGGAGCGCAGCGTCCGGGCGGCGGAGCAGCTCGAGGCCCAGACCGTGGTGGTGCATCCGCCGTTTCGCTGGCAGCGACGCTATGCCGAGGGCTTCAGCGATCAAGTCGCCGAATTGGAGTCCGCCAGTGATGTGGCGGTAGCGGTGGAGAACATGTTCCCCTTCCGTGCCGACCGGTTCTTCGGTGCCGATCAGTCCCGCGAACGGATGCGTCGCCGCGGAGGCGGCCCGGGAGCGGGGATTTCGGCGTTTGCGCCGTCCCACGATCCACTCGATGGCAACCATGCGCACTACACGTTGGACCTGTCGCACACCGCGACCGCAGGCGCCGACGGGTTGGAGATGGCCCGCCGGATGGGCTCGGGGCTCACGCACCTGCACTTGTGTGACGGCACCGGCCTGCCGGCCGATGAGCATCTGGTGCCCGGTCGTGGTGACCAGCCCACCGCCGAGGTGTGTCAGCTGCTGGCCTCCAGTGACTTCACCGGTCATGTGGTGCTGGAAGTGACCACCTCGCAGGCGCGCTCGCCGCACGAGCGCGAGGCGCTGCTGACCGAATCGCTGCAGTTCGCTCGGACGCATCTGCTGCGCTGA